In Nitrosomonas stercoris, the genomic stretch TTGATCCTGATAGCAGTTATTCCGCTGCGCGCTTCAGAAAAGATACCTTGAGCATCCTGCCGGAAATTATAGCGCGCGGTAAAGTGCCATTATTGACAGGTGGCACCATGCTCTACTTTAAAGCTCTGCAGCAAGGGTTAGCGACACTACCTGCTGCAGATGAAACCATACGTTGCGAGCTGGAACAGCAAGCTGCAGAACAAGGATGGCCAGCCATGCATGCTGTTTTAAATCAACTTGATCCTGTTACAGCAAATCGTATTCAGCCCAATGATAGCCAGCGAATTCAGCGTGCATTGGAAGTGTGTTATTTAACGGGGCGTCCAATGTCAGACATACTCAATCAGCAGCAGCGCAACCACTTTCCTTATCGAATGCTCAAAATTGCTTTGCAACCTAGTGATCGCAGCAAGCTGCATGATCGCATCCGCGAGCGTTTTCATCAGATGTTGGCAGCAGGGTTAGTGGATGAAGTGCGCATGCTCTGTGAGCGATTTCAGTTAACTGCCGATATGCCAGCCATGCGTTGCGTGGGCTATCGTCAGATATATCACTATTTAAAGAATGAAATTGATTTCTCCGAAATGCAGGAAAAAGGAATTGTTGCCACCAGGCGATTAGCCAAGCGTCAATTAACCTGGCTAAGAGCAATGGATGATTTACATTGTTTTGACTGCCTAGATACCCAGTTATCACAACAAGTAATTCATTTTATCCAGAAAAGTTATAACCCTATTTGATTCCATACGACATTTGGTTTAGCGTAATCGCCTTTTTATCAGTAGATTTCAGCCGAATTATTCAAACTCATTGCTACATTGAAATGCTCTAAACCAAACATCTTTTCTCAGATCGCTAGTGCTGCCCAAACAGCTCTGGATAAATAAAGATCATAAAAAAATAATCTGCAATATCAACGCTATTCCACGCGTTACTTACCGAACCTATACCTTATTCTCAGCTGCGCTGGCTTAAACAATTTTTAAACCTGCTGCTTTGTCGTATTTGCCTGCAAAGAGGGGCTTGTCTTTTCAAAACTTGTATTGAAATGCCACCCAATGACCTGGTCAATTAAAACCGGACAGTCCAGTTAGGCAACATTTTTCACTATTTCCATTTCCATCTCATATTGATTCGGGTTTTTGTACCCCAGGTATGAATGCAGTCGTTGGCTGTTATAGAACATGGAAATATACTGCAGTACCTCTTGTTGTGCTTTATAGCGGGTTGGGTAATGTTGCCAGTGGATTTGCTCCTGTTTAAGGCTACCGAAAAAGCTTTTAGCCACTGAGTTATCCCAACAATTTCCCACACGACTCATGCTGCCGATAAAGCCATGTATTTTTAAAAGTTGGCGATACTGCTTGCTGGCATATTGCGATCCACGATCTGAATGTACAATCAATCCAGGTTGTGGCTGACGCTGCCAGACAGCCATTCTCAATGCATCACAAACCAGCTTTGCTTTCATTCTTGAACTCATACTCCAACCCACCACCTTCCTGGAAAACAAATCAATGACCACCGCCAGATACAACCAGCCTTCCCGGGTCCAAATGTAGGTAATGTCACCCACGTAGATTTGATTGGGGGCTGCAACATCAAATTGCCGATTCAGCCTATTGTCAAATATCGGTTGTTTGTGATGACTGTTAGTTGTGACCTTGTACTTTTTCCGGCACCTTACTTGCACATCTGCTTCTCGCATCAGGTTTCGAGCCTTCCAGCGACCAACCGGATAACCCCGTGCATTCAGTGCTTTTCTGATTCTGCGACTGCCGTAGCTATGATGACTGGATCTTGCTATCTCCCGTACTGTTCTAAGAGCCTGTTTACGATCTTCTGAGTAATAGTGCCAAGAAAGCCAAATGAATGAGCTGCAAGCTGGTATCAAGTTTACGTTCGCAGTTTTTCCATAATCTTCGGCACTTTTCCAGCCAGGCGAAACTACGTTCCACTATCCAGCGCCTGGGCATAACCTTGAAGGTATGCAGTTCACTGCGCCTGGCAATCTGCACGGTGACAGGTCTGCCCAGAATTTCTTGCACGCCTTCAGCGAATGGTTCTCCAGTATAGCCACCGTCACACAGCAAACCTTGCACTTGTCCCAAACTCGATCTGCAACGCTTCAAGGCCTGCAATGCACCGTTACGGTCAGTCACTTCCGCTGTCGTCACTGCAATGGCGTGCGGCAACCCCAAGGTATCAACAGCGATATGGCGCTTGATGCCCGACACCTTCTTGCCGGCGTCATAGCCTTTCTGGTCAGCCGTGTCTGTATTCTTCACGCTTTGCGCGTCCACAATCAAG encodes the following:
- a CDS encoding tRNA dimethylallyltransferase, which produces MGPTASGKSNLAIEIARHFLVEIISVDSAQVYRHMNIGSAKPSAAVQAEIPHHLIDLIDPDSSYSAARFRKDTLSILPEIIARGKVPLLTGGTMLYFKALQQGLATLPAADETIRCELEQQAAEQGWPAMHAVLNQLDPVTANRIQPNDSQRIQRALEVCYLTGRPMSDILNQQQRNHFPYRMLKIALQPSDRSKLHDRIRERFHQMLAAGLVDEVRMLCERFQLTADMPAMRCVGYRQIYHYLKNEIDFSEMQEKGIVATRRLAKRQLTWLRAMDDLHCFDCLDTQLSQQVIHFIQKSYNPI
- a CDS encoding IS3 family transposase ISNieu2 — protein: MREADVQVRCRKKYKVTTNSHHKQPIFDNRLNRQFDVAAPNQIYVGDITYIWTREGWLYLAVVIDLFSRKVVGWSMSSRMKAKLVCDALRMAVWQRQPQPGLIVHSDRGSQYASKQYRQLLKIHGFIGSMSRVGNCWDNSVAKSFFGSLKQEQIHWQHYPTRYKAQQEVLQYISMFYNSQRLHSYLGYKNPNQYEMEMEIVKNVA
- a CDS encoding IS5 family transposase ISNieu4; amino-acid sequence: MKNTDTADQKGYDAGKKVSGIKRHIAVDTLGLPHAIAVTTAEVTDRNGALQALKRCRSSLGQVQGLLCDGGYTGEPFAEGVQEILGRPVTVQIARRSELHTFKVMPRRWIVERSFAWLEKCRRLWKNCERKLDTSLQLIHLAFLALLLRRS